The DNA window CTCAGCTGTTTTCTGCTGGAGGAGTCCAGAGCAGTGAGTGTTGGGCTTGTATTCACTGAGCTGCTGCTTCGCCTGATAGCATCTTTTCTGAATTGGCAGTAGTTGATCTGCTTTGTCTTTAGCTGGCTGTGTGCTGGCACTGAATTTGAGTTCTGGTTGGTCAGTAACAGAGTGACAGTGGTCAGACTACATGGAGTCTGCCTGTGGGGCTGATGgtctgctttttattgaaatcaAATATGAACACACCTTTAGAAAGCAGTCATAACCATAAATCCTCAGTCACATCCTGGATTAATCTCTGTTGATGCTTCATTTATACAACATTTATTAACAGTTTGTAGACCAACACCAGGTGGAAGTGCTGCACagcaaaaatgaatttacagtCGTGAGGTTCACaacatcttttatttattgctgttaAAAATggtatctttgtgtgtgtgtgtcactctctttctttgtgtctgtcttCCAATGCAATGCACTGGTGCAGTGACGACAGTCCCAGGTGTGGGGCTAAACTACTACCACTACTGCTGTTCATGTTTTTACTGCTACCTGTCTATTAATATGACTAATACCACCATAAATGGGACGAGCACCGTTTTACTGTGAGCACAATAGTAATCGCAGCTACCACAGCTTATTTAATAATCTTCTTAAGGATGCAGTTTGTAAGTTCCTAAAatctgaacattttttaaaataattaatatatttatatttcaaatttTACCAGTGAGGAAATCTTCAGCTGTCGCACTGAGTGCTTGATGAATTCAAGCTTACAAACTGCCTTTTTAACGGTTTGCTGCAGTTATGAGCACTGAGACGTAGCAGTTAGTGTCACCATTAGTGTGCATGCACATCACTAATCCTTAGGCAACACGTCGGTAGATACAGATTAATAAGTGTCTCTGTTTTTGTAGTTAGTAGTTTTTATAAACATAAGATGCAGTTTTATTAGAAGGTTCTGATCAAATGCGCAGGGCTGACTGTCCTCGTTGGtgtgtaggtgtgaatgtgtgcctGGGTGTGCCTCGCACCCTCCAGGTGACCCTGCAGGTGGCCACTGTTTGTTTTGTATACAGCTACTGACATTTGAGCATGATAGCTCTCCTCTTGATTTGTACCGCAGCACCATCAAGCTACTTCCTGTCCCCGGAGAGATGGAAACACCCAGTCAGGATAGGAGGGAGGGGTTCCAGCTGTTTGTGCATCTGCACCATCTGTAGATCTCGCCCTGTCGTACCCATCTCTGACTCCACCTTTTCTCGGGGCTATTTTTGCTGCCGATACATTTAGCCGCCCCACCTCTGGCTCTTTCTAGCGCTTTCCCACCCGACAGTAGACTTTTATGTAACTGGGGTAATAAATATTCCATAGAGTGGGACATTACCTGGGACGAAGAGGCTTCCAGCGGCAGAAGAAGTGAGAGCGTTGTAACCAGGCTGACAGTGCAGCACAGTCACTTGCAAGGCTGGCTCTCATTGCTTTTAATGAAACAGGGTGCATGCAGCTTAGCTCGTGTAGGCTTTTCACCACGACCTCAGAGTCACGCTGCTCTTCTCACCTCGTTTTTAGGTTACTTGTCAGTGCATCACAAGATGGGAAGCTAATCATCTGGGACAGCTACACAACAAATAAGGTttgattatttttgttgtgatttgtgtaACATCTACAACTGCGCCTGCATTAAGATCCAACCCAGTGCAAAGTAAAATAGTGATTTCAGACCCTCATCTCTCACGTATGCATCTGTTAATTATGGCTtctactttctttcttttcttttgtttgcaaCAGCACCAGATGAAGAAATAGAACAATCCAtcctttcatttcctttttacTTAAGTTCCTAAAAGTGAAAATAATGTTTTGATGTAATTTGCATCTGTTGAACTCAGCCTTGAAGCTTTTAGTCAAACTAAGGTGCCACATGAAGCGCTTTTACTTTCCTTTTAATCAGATGCACGCCATCCCTCTGCGCTCTTCATGGGTGATGACGTGCGCCTACGCCCCTTCTGGAAACTACGTGGCCTGCGGCGGTTTGGATAACATCTGCTCCATATACAGCCTGAAGACCCGCGAAGGCAACGTGCGCGTCACCAGAGAGCTACCTGGACACACAGGTAAGCACACGCCCAGCCAAGAAACAAATACAGATGATTAACTACAAATGAGCACTAGAGCCACACGAAGGGGAAACGTTAGTGAAACTGTACGTCAGAGTCTCAGAAAGTCATCGTCATCATTTGTGTTTTAGCTCGTAAACACAGGGGGAGGGGTTAAGCGTAAGGATGTTGGGGAGCTCTGCAGAAAGCTGCAGCCGATCAGAAGGAAAACCAGAACTGATCCGAAACGTTTGCTGATCATTGACTCGTTTCACTAACTCATCTACATGAGCCGGTTTAGAGGCTGGCGTGGGAGTCGTTTGACTCGTCAGtcttcacatttcaactttattctcagaatgaataatatttttttcttaatgtggccctGATACTCTGTCATAATTCAGACCCTCGATAAGATCTTtgatatttctttctttttttattgattatttgtTGCTTTTATTGGATAGTGAAGATTAGACAGGCGAGTCTGGGGGAGGGAGAGACCAGCGAccctcatatttatttattctgttttcataTTAAACAGTTGAATCCAATCTGACTTCTGTAGCTGTAGATCCTGCATGTCCTGGTTGACGGGGGCCATAAGGGCTTTTCTACAGTGTGGTGGCTCACACGCAACATCCCCAGTTTGATTTCAGGAGGAGACATTAATCCCTTTAGGGTTGCATTAGGAAGCACAGCCAGTGTGAAACATGTGGAAGAGCTGACAGTAGGagagaggaaacacacagtgtgAGTGGGGAGCACATAGGAGTCTCATCTGGAACCTTCTGTTTGCCTCCAGGTTATTTGTCCTGCTGCCGTTTCTTGGATGATAACCAGATACTCACCAGCTCTGGAGACACCACCTGGTGAGCAGTTTAAACCATTCAGTTCTCTTCATGATGGAAATATTCCAGTGATGTTTCGCAGTAGACTGCAGACGCTCTTACGTGTAACGTGCATGTTGTCATCACAGAAGCTTTGTAAAGCTGCGTGCAGAGCCTTTGATCACTGCGATGATATTGCAATACGATCCATAAGTAAGAAAGTCTAATAAAGCATATTTTTTCAGAAAGAGTTCAtatgttttcctcttttctgctTCCTTGttgcagtgcattgtgggacaTAGAGACAGGCCAGCAAACTACAAGCTTCTCTGGCCATACAGGCGATGTGATGAGCTTGTCTTTGAGCCCGGACTACAAGACCTTTGTGTCAGGAGCCTGTGACGCCACTTCCAAGCTGTGGGACATCCGCGACGGCATGTGCAGGCAGTCGTTCACCGGCCACGTGTCTGACATCAATGCCGTCACCGTGAGTACCCGAGATTTAATCACAAGGAGACACGGGAGCGTCGACGATCACAAAGACGATTGCAGATTGATTATGTCTCAGCATTTTAGAAGTAAATGTGGTCTGGTGTTTATCTTTTTTATGAGCGCTTCCGCATAGCAGACTTCTAGGAAAATTGTGGGCTGATCCTGTGTTTATTCCAAACAAACGGCTGTCACCGTCGCCTGACAGAGAACTGGGATAATACTGGAGCAGGAAGAGCACCCAGCCAAAGAGGGTGGAGGGTGAAGTCTGACTGAAATGTATTAATAAAGTTATCATTTAGTCAAATGAAAAAGgctcattttaaaaaaactgaagacgACGTGAAGCCTGGCTAAAGTTCACACATTTATCTCAGTGTGATGAAAGCAGAGACTGAAGCTGAGCACCTTCCTGTGGAGGAACAGTGCCGGCTGACGTCAGTGTTTGACAACAATAATCATCATTTATCAGTGTTGTTTGTCATGCTTCCTGTATTATAATCTTTTCCTGGCAGTGTAAAACAGGCATCATCATAGAAACGACTTCCTTAGAGACAAAACCCTGAAAACATACAATTCATCACTTATCTGTGCGATCCatgtcccccccccccgacaGTTTTTCCCCAATGGGAATGCCTTTGGGACGGGCTCTGATGACGCCACCTGCAGGCTGTTTGATCTGCGTGCAGACCAGGAGCTGATGACGTACAGCCACGACAACATTATCTGCGGCATCACCTCCGTGGCGTTCTCCAAGAGCGGCCGCCTGCTCCTGGCCGGCTATGATGACTTCAACTGCAACGTCTGGGACACGCTGAAGGGCGAGCGTGCAGGTGAGTCACACCTGAACTCTGATTGTGGCTTCTCTACTATTGACAAATGTCAAGAACTAACCCAGGACGCTAATGTTGCTGGTAATGGTGTTGTggttcttttttgggggggttttgtttgtttgtttttccataacttGTGAATTTGCAAATATAaacattctgtatttttcatatgaaagaaactatactgtggtggggcttgcttatttcttgtttttgatttatgtacgttttgttttgttttgctttacttttgtttcatatgatgtttgtttaatttaagactaaaagaaaattaaatgaatgagaggtaaaacttgagggggtagggacaaataagtaaatacttctgcctactccttttcaaacaaataatgaaatgatattttgtaatgattgtgaaggcacatgtttgaaataaaaatgaactaaacTTATTCAGCTCCTATAAACAGTTTGTGTTCATGAAGACGCCCATGTGACTTTGCTTTTTAACGATCGGTGGCGTCTGTCAGCTAATGACATGCACGTCAGTGAACGTTGCTGCATTTCAGATTTCTTATTGTTCAACAGCAGGGTCCGACTGCTCCCATTAAAGTTGTGGTATTATTTAGAGTTGAAGGACTCAGGTGATGTGAGGGAAATGCACGCAAACTGAATTCAACTCTTTTAAAGCgtgtttatttaaattcaaaCCAGTGAAACCAGTGAAACCAGTGGACGTTTGTTTTTGATAACGGATGTAAAACAGGAGCTGATAAATACAGACATCATGAAGGCCTGCATCACTGATACAGCTGATGTTTTAAAGTCATCACTGACCTGCAGTCTGGATTCTCAGTGGGATGGAAGTTTGTTTTGACCCAACCTGTGactgtggtttgtttttcaCCCTCCAGGTGTGTTAGCGGGCCACGACAACAGAGTGAGCTGCTTAGGAGTGACGGGCGACGGCATGGCTGTGGCCACCGGCTCCTGGGACAGTTTCCTCCGGATCTGGAATTAAACGAGCCTGTCATACTCAAAAACTGCCCCCTCCTCCCTCCACAACCCCACCCGGCATATCCCAACTCATCACTGGGCGGTTGCACACACTGTGTTAGCTGACTCTCCTTAACTCAGCCCCCAGTCATCATCTCTGCTGGTGACCTGTGAGAAAGCACCAGCTGCTTCTTACCAGATGTTTAGTTTTGTTGATCAGCAGCAGAAATCAGTAAAAATGTTACAGAAAAGAAGATTTGGTCCTCACACGAATAATTTTCCAAAGGTATGTGTTACCATGACTAACAACAAGATTAGCATCGGTGTCTAACATGTACATATATAAAGacagtatatacatatatatgtatagcattgtgtgtgtgtatatatgcatcatatatgcatatataatgtctatgtatatatttttgtagATTATTTCCAGCCCttgagtttagttttttttttttttataaatatcatttttgatattgtgttttattttgaatggaCATACTCATGTAATGCAACAAGATGCCAAATCGTGTTTAAACGGATACAAAGCAGCGTAACCTTTCCAAATTTTCCCGTTGATTTAGTGACGCCGATTCAACGTGCAGGAAAACAGGATCTGACACCTAAACCAAAAAATCAAACTCACCTTATTCACCTGTATCTCTGTGTTATGGTTACAGGCAGGTGACATCATTCATGCACCCTGTACCTGTAAATGTTGCATTCATGTCAATGATGGCTGTGAtcgctctcttttttaaaaaagaacaaaaaccaacaaaaaagcCTGAATCCCAGCGTTCCCACCAGTCTTTTATTTTGGAAGGGAACGATTGGAGTGCTGTGGTTGTGATTTAAGTCTGGATCCAGCTTTAACCCCAAAGTAGAAACTGGTGAATTGTAGGCTCAGAtagaaaactttattttatcgGAGGCCCTGCTTGAGTGGACTGTGGATGCTCAGGGGACCGCTTCGGTTGCAATGATAGGATTGAAGGAGGTCGTTGCATCCCTGCTTCGTACGGCCTACACGATCTGAGATCACGCGTCGCCCTTCGAATGACGCTGGTGTAGAAAACAGCGCTGCAAGTGGACACCTTATCCCCGAGCAGCCCAATAAAGGAGGAGCTTCATGTCAGGACATTAATGACTCCGTCAGAAGGAGGGATGACTGCCACAGATCACCGTGGCTAAGGGTAAACCGtgacgttttttgttttgtttttttcaatgaaGGATGGGTTGTTTGTGTCATTAACAAGGTGTGGATTGTGTGACTGGAATGACAGCCACTCCCAAAGTCACAGCAGTGCCACCACAGGCctgtaaaaagaagaaaaaactacacattttttttaagggtttaacactttcactgttttcaacagaaacatTATGAACTGTTAAATATGGCAAGTGAAATGTACACTTAGTAGAGAGCTAGAAAAGCACTCATGAACTGTAGTACAAATGTTAAACCGTCGAGCACACGTGACTTATTTACACATAGACGTGGTAATTCTGATTTAAGTATTTTCTTATCGTGCATCT is part of the Pelmatolapia mariae isolate MD_Pm_ZW linkage group LG23, Pm_UMD_F_2, whole genome shotgun sequence genome and encodes:
- the LOC134620006 gene encoding guanine nucleotide-binding protein subunit beta-4, which gives rise to MSELEQLRQEAEQLRNQIRDARKACSDSTLSQITAGLDSVGRIQMRTRRTLRGHLAKIYAMHWGSDSRLLVSASQDGKLIIWDSYTTNKMHAIPLRSSWVMTCAYAPSGNYVACGGLDNICSIYSLKTREGNVRVTRELPGHTGYLSCCRFLDDNQILTSSGDTTCALWDIETGQQTTSFSGHTGDVMSLSLSPDYKTFVSGACDATSKLWDIRDGMCRQSFTGHVSDINAVTFFPNGNAFGTGSDDATCRLFDLRADQELMTYSHDNIICGITSVAFSKSGRLLLAGYDDFNCNVWDTLKGERAGVLAGHDNRVSCLGVTGDGMAVATGSWDSFLRIWN